A genomic region of Rhodohalobacter sp. 614A contains the following coding sequences:
- a CDS encoding DegT/DnrJ/EryC1/StrS family aminotransferase, whose product MIDFLNLKKINKRYAFELKQVAADVIDGGWYLKGKEVALFEEKFSNYNQVSYTVGVGSGLDALRLILRGYIEMGVLEKGDEVIVPANTFIASILAITDNDLVPVFVEADIKTFNIDISKIEDHISRHTKAIMVVHLYGRVCWSKELTEMAKRHNLLVIEDNAQAIGAEWNGKKTGSLGDAAAFSFYPGKNLGALGDAGAVTTNNGELAEIVRALGNYGSKKKYVHTYLGVNSRMDEIQAAFLSVKMNYLDEENQRRREIAEVYLNGIVNENIKLPEIEEPLNNQAHVWHLFPVLCEFRDNLQQYLSDYDIQTLIHYPTPPYKQKAYNNYSDISFPVTEKIHNQELSLPISYALTEKEIEYIIEKLNRYRCKD is encoded by the coding sequence ATGATTGACTTTCTAAATCTCAAAAAGATTAATAAAAGATATGCTTTTGAGTTGAAGCAGGTTGCTGCAGACGTGATTGATGGAGGTTGGTACTTAAAGGGCAAAGAGGTAGCTTTATTTGAGGAAAAATTTTCAAACTATAACCAGGTCAGTTACACTGTGGGAGTAGGCAGTGGGTTAGATGCACTTCGGCTTATTTTAAGAGGCTATATTGAAATGGGGGTTTTGGAAAAGGGTGATGAAGTTATTGTACCTGCCAATACATTTATTGCAAGCATTTTGGCAATTACAGATAATGATTTGGTACCGGTTTTTGTTGAGGCAGACATAAAAACCTTCAATATCGATATATCAAAAATTGAAGATCATATTTCACGCCATACGAAAGCAATTATGGTGGTTCACCTATATGGCAGGGTTTGTTGGAGTAAAGAGTTAACAGAGATGGCAAAGCGCCATAATTTATTGGTTATTGAAGATAATGCTCAAGCCATCGGAGCAGAATGGAATGGAAAGAAAACAGGATCATTGGGAGATGCTGCCGCTTTCAGTTTTTATCCGGGAAAAAACCTTGGAGCTCTTGGTGATGCAGGAGCCGTAACTACAAATAATGGTGAGCTTGCTGAAATAGTAAGGGCATTGGGGAATTATGGCAGCAAAAAAAAATACGTACATACCTATTTAGGGGTTAATAGTAGAATGGATGAAATACAAGCAGCTTTTTTATCCGTTAAGATGAACTATCTGGACGAAGAAAATCAGCGTCGAAGGGAAATCGCAGAAGTTTATTTGAATGGCATTGTAAACGAGAATATAAAATTACCAGAGATAGAAGAGCCATTAAATAATCAAGCCCATGTATGGCATCTTTTTCCGGTATTGTGTGAATTTCGTGATAATCTGCAGCAATATCTTAGTGATTATGATATTCAGACATTAATACACTATCCTACTCCGCCATATAAACAGAAAGCATATAATAACTATTCAGACATTTCATTCCCTGTTACTGAGAAAATTCATAATCAGGAATTAAGCCTTCCAATAAGTTATGCTCTTACAGAAAAAGAAATCGAATATATTATTGAAAAGCTCAATAGATATAGATGTAAAGATTAA